Proteins co-encoded in one Papaver somniferum cultivar HN1 chromosome 5, ASM357369v1, whole genome shotgun sequence genomic window:
- the LOC113277208 gene encoding ribosome biogenesis protein BMS1 homolog isoform X2, with product MAAASASSTHRSLYSFYPYSIGNTAIRSRHRHYFSSPRDRKRKVGDSYIENGVSYIQIYKKMKSCDDEVSANDYRHQDDPDPTVEEERPPYIIGVQGPPRVGKSLLIKSLVSFYTRGNHCDMAGPIRILAGEKRRIQFVECPNNVNGMIDATKYADAVIFVVDAGYGFEMETFEFLELLKVHGMPKVMGVLTYLDTFRNKTMLANTQRILVDQFQTEICKGAQIFCLSGLDNDEMYFNHEIAKLAAYISTMEFRSLSWRDARPYLLVDYFEDVTQETVQLDDENCSRKIILKGYLRGCYIEKTTKVHIAGVGDFPLACVTKLADPFPLPSDGDINELTCMEIGCFRAGTYVSFELHNVPFETVKHYDPCRPVLVGGISLEEENLGYIQVKLKRHSWHTKLLKTKDPIIVSVGWRRYQKRPIYAFKGRHGSYQALNHTPENKPCLAMFWAPLAPLGTGLAVVQSLADKKAAVRFLGKAYVVDINQGSVKIVKKSRRTSLLKDMCTKIHTTTGICGKIDEEIEKEIEEPRPLPKEDRALLLAEFLRRFKEREELKANGTAECQVY from the exons ATGGCTGCTGCTTCTGCATCTTCTACCCATCGTAGTCTTTATTCCTTTTATCCTTATTCTATAGGAAACACCGCCATACGGTCTCGTCATCGACATTATTTTTCTTCACCTCGTGATCGAAAACGAAAAGTGGGAGATTCCTATATAGAAAATGGAGTTTCATACATACAGATCTACAAGAAGATGAAGAGCTGTGATGACGAG GTATCTGCTAATGATTATCGTCACCAGGATGATCCAGATCCTACTGTTGAAGAAGAACGACCACCATATATTATTGGTGTTCAAGGACCTCCTAGGGTCGGTAAATCTCTTTTGATTAAGAGTTTGGTCAGTTTCTATACCAGGGGAAATCATTGCGACATGGCAGGGCCTATCAGAATTTTAGCAG GCGAAAAAAGACGGATACAGTTTGTGGAGTGTCCAAATAACGTCAATGGCATGATTGATGCGACAAAGTATGCCGATGCTGTCATATTTGTTGTAGATGCAGGTTATGGGTTTGAAATG GAAACATTCGAGTTCCTTGAACTCTTAAAAGTTCATGGGATGCCCAAGGTTATGGGGGTGCTTACATATCTTGATACCTTTAGAAACAAAACCATGCTCGCAAACACTCAGCGAATCCTGGTAGACCAATTCCAGACTGAGATATGCAAAGGAGCACAAATATTTTGCTTATCTGGTCTTGATAATGATGAGAT GTATTTCAATCATGAGATTGCCAAGCTGGCAGCATATATATCCACCATGGAATTCCGTTCTTTGTCATGGAGGGATGCACGACCTTATCTGTTGGTGGATTACTTTGAAGATGTCACTCAAGAGACGGTCCAATTGGATGATGAAAATTGCTCAAGAAAAATCATCCTAAAAGGTTACCTTCGAGGTTGTTACATCGAGAAAACAACTAAG GTGCATATTGCTGGAGTTGGCGATTTTCCTTTAGCTTGCGTTACTAAATTAGCCGATCCGTTCCCTTTACCTTCTGATGGGGATATTAATGAGTTAACTTGTATGGAGATTGGGTGTTTCAGAGCAGGAACTTATGTAAGTTTTGAGTTGCATAACGTCCCATTTGAGACAGTCAAACATTATGATCCTTGTCGGCCTGTTCTTGTTGGAGGTATCAGTCTTGAAGAAGAAAATCTTGGATATATTCAG GTGAAACTTAAACGACATAGTTGGCATACAAAGTTATTGAAGACCAAGGACCCTATAATTGTTTCAGTTGGTTGGAGGAGGTACCAGAAAAGACCTATTTATGCCTTCAAAGGCCGCCATGGAAGCTATCAGGCGCTTAATCACACTCCGGAAAACAAGCCCTGTCTTGCGATGTTCTGGGCCCCCCTTGCACCTCTTGGTACTGGGCTTGCTGTGGTGCAAAGTCTGGCAGACAAAAAG GCAGCAGTTCGGTTTTTAGGAAAAGCTTATGTAGTTGATATTAATCAGGGGTCAGTGAAGATAGTTAAGAAAAGCAGGAGGACTTCTCTTTTAAAGGATATGTGTACAAAAATTCATACTACTACTGGAATTTGTGGGAAAATTGATGAG GAAATTGAGAAGGAAATTGAGGAACCACGGCCGTTGCCGAAGGAAGATCGGGCACTACTACTAGCAGAGTTTTTAAGGAGATTCAAAGAAAGAGAAGAGCTGAAGGCAAATGGCACTGCAGAGTGTCAAGTCTATTAA
- the LOC113277208 gene encoding ribosome biogenesis protein BMS1 homolog isoform X1 produces the protein MAAASASSTHRSLYSFYPYSIGNTAIRSRHRHYFSSPRDRKRKVGDSYIENGVSYIQIYKKMKSCDDEVSANDYRHQDDPDPTVEEERPPYIIGVQGPPRVGKSLLIKSLVSFYTRGNHCDMAGPIRILAGEKRRIQFVECPNNVNGMIDATKYADAVIFVVDAGYGFEMETFEFLELLKVHGMPKVMGVLTYLDTFRNKTMLANTQRILVDQFQTEICKGAQIFCLSGLDNDEMYFNHEIAKLAAYISTMEFRSLSWRDARPYLLVDYFEDVTQETVQLDDENCSRKIILKGYLRGCYIEKTTKVHIAGVGDFPLACVTKLADPFPLPSDGDINELTCMEIGCFRAGTYVSFELHNVPFETVKHYDPCRPVLVGGISLEEENLGYIQVKLKRHSWHTKLLKTKDPIIVSVGWRRYQKRPIYAFKGRHGSYQALNHTPENKPCLAMFWAPLAPLGTGLAVVQSLADKKAAVRFLGKAYVVDINQGSVKIVKKSRRTSLLKDMCTKIHTTTGICGKIDEKEIEKEIEEPRPLPKEDRALLLAEFLRRFKEREELKANGTAECQVY, from the exons ATGGCTGCTGCTTCTGCATCTTCTACCCATCGTAGTCTTTATTCCTTTTATCCTTATTCTATAGGAAACACCGCCATACGGTCTCGTCATCGACATTATTTTTCTTCACCTCGTGATCGAAAACGAAAAGTGGGAGATTCCTATATAGAAAATGGAGTTTCATACATACAGATCTACAAGAAGATGAAGAGCTGTGATGACGAG GTATCTGCTAATGATTATCGTCACCAGGATGATCCAGATCCTACTGTTGAAGAAGAACGACCACCATATATTATTGGTGTTCAAGGACCTCCTAGGGTCGGTAAATCTCTTTTGATTAAGAGTTTGGTCAGTTTCTATACCAGGGGAAATCATTGCGACATGGCAGGGCCTATCAGAATTTTAGCAG GCGAAAAAAGACGGATACAGTTTGTGGAGTGTCCAAATAACGTCAATGGCATGATTGATGCGACAAAGTATGCCGATGCTGTCATATTTGTTGTAGATGCAGGTTATGGGTTTGAAATG GAAACATTCGAGTTCCTTGAACTCTTAAAAGTTCATGGGATGCCCAAGGTTATGGGGGTGCTTACATATCTTGATACCTTTAGAAACAAAACCATGCTCGCAAACACTCAGCGAATCCTGGTAGACCAATTCCAGACTGAGATATGCAAAGGAGCACAAATATTTTGCTTATCTGGTCTTGATAATGATGAGAT GTATTTCAATCATGAGATTGCCAAGCTGGCAGCATATATATCCACCATGGAATTCCGTTCTTTGTCATGGAGGGATGCACGACCTTATCTGTTGGTGGATTACTTTGAAGATGTCACTCAAGAGACGGTCCAATTGGATGATGAAAATTGCTCAAGAAAAATCATCCTAAAAGGTTACCTTCGAGGTTGTTACATCGAGAAAACAACTAAG GTGCATATTGCTGGAGTTGGCGATTTTCCTTTAGCTTGCGTTACTAAATTAGCCGATCCGTTCCCTTTACCTTCTGATGGGGATATTAATGAGTTAACTTGTATGGAGATTGGGTGTTTCAGAGCAGGAACTTATGTAAGTTTTGAGTTGCATAACGTCCCATTTGAGACAGTCAAACATTATGATCCTTGTCGGCCTGTTCTTGTTGGAGGTATCAGTCTTGAAGAAGAAAATCTTGGATATATTCAG GTGAAACTTAAACGACATAGTTGGCATACAAAGTTATTGAAGACCAAGGACCCTATAATTGTTTCAGTTGGTTGGAGGAGGTACCAGAAAAGACCTATTTATGCCTTCAAAGGCCGCCATGGAAGCTATCAGGCGCTTAATCACACTCCGGAAAACAAGCCCTGTCTTGCGATGTTCTGGGCCCCCCTTGCACCTCTTGGTACTGGGCTTGCTGTGGTGCAAAGTCTGGCAGACAAAAAG GCAGCAGTTCGGTTTTTAGGAAAAGCTTATGTAGTTGATATTAATCAGGGGTCAGTGAAGATAGTTAAGAAAAGCAGGAGGACTTCTCTTTTAAAGGATATGTGTACAAAAATTCATACTACTACTGGAATTTGTGGGAAAATTGATGAG AAGGAAATTGAGAAGGAAATTGAGGAACCACGGCCGTTGCCGAAGGAAGATCGGGCACTACTACTAGCAGAGTTTTTAAGGAGATTCAAAGAAAGAGAAGAGCTGAAGGCAAATGGCACTGCAGAGTGTCAAGTCTATTAA